The Gordonia mangrovi genome includes the window CAGCACGGCCCCGGGAACGATGTGGGTCTTGCGGCGGCCCATTCTGAGTAACTCTTCGGCCAAGCCCTGATAGAGCGGCGTCAGCCAAAACGACTCATCACCGACATCCGGCATATCCGACATCCCCTCCCGGTCGCGATACATCGCAATCTACTCACGAGTTGGCGTGTGCACCATACATATGTACGCTACACATCCGTCGGGAAGCCGCGTGAGTCAGGAAGGGGAGTCCCATGAGCACTTCGCCGTCAGGCGATCGGTCGGCCGTCCCGGTGGACGCCGAGTTGACCGACGAGAAGCACACCGGCGCGGCCATCGCGGTCGTCGCCGTGCTGTGTTTCGGCGGCCTCGTCGCATCGTTGATGCAGACGCTGGTCATCCCGATCCAGCCGGAGCTCCCGCGGCTGCTGGACACGTCCATCTCCAACGCGTCGTGGGTCATCACCGCCACCCTGCTGGCGGCAGCGGTGGCGATGCCGATCGCCGGTCGCCTCGGCGACATGTTCGGCAAGCAGCGGATCATGCTGGCCAGTGCCGCGCTGCTGGTGGTCGGGTCCTTGATCTGTGCGCTGGGCGCCTCGCTGATCCCGATGATCGTCGGACGCGCGGTGCAAGGTCTCGCGATGGGCTTCATCCCCGTCGGCATCAGCCTCATGCGTGAGGTGACGCCGCCGAAGCTGACGTCGATGGCGGTTGCCGCAATGAGCGCGACCCTCGGTGTGGGCGGCGCGATCGGTCTGCCGCTGTCCGCGTGGGTGGCCCAGGAGTTCGACTGGCGGGCACTGTTCTGGGTGTCGGCCGCCCTGGCGGCGATCGTCACCATCCTCGTCGCGGTGCTCGTGCCACACATCGATGACAGCAACGGTGGCCACTTCGACGTCGGCGGCGCGCTGGGTCTGGCCGTGGGATTGTCGGGCATCCTGATCGCCGTGTCGAAGGGCAACGACTGGGGCTGGGGTTCGGCCACCACCCTGGGGTTGCTGTTCGGCGGTGTGGTCGTGCTACTCATCTGGGGCGCCTACGAACTGCGTCACGACGACGCCCTGGTGGACCTGCGCACCACGGCGCGTCCGGCAGTGTTGCTCACCAACATCGCGGCCATCGCGATCGGTTTCGGCATGATGGCGCAGGCCGTCGTGATGCCGCAGCTGCTGGAGATCCCGGAGGCGATGGGCGGTATGGGCCAGACGCTGCTCGCCGCCGGACTGTGGATGGCGCCGGGCGGCCTGATGATGCTTGTGTTCGCACCCGTCTCGGGCACGTTGATCAACACTATCGGCGCGAAGTTCACGATGGCCATCGGTGCGACGGTGCTGGGCCTCGGCTACTTCGGCGCCTTCCTGCTGATGAACGCCCCATGGCAGCTGGCGCTGGCCTCGGTCATCTGCTCGGCGGGTGTCGGTATCGGCTACGCCGCCATGCCCACCCTGATCATGAACTCGGTGCCGATCCGCGAGGCCGGCGCGGCCGTCGGGCTCAACGGGCTGATGCGGTCGATCGGTACCACCTCGGCCTCGGCCGTGATGGCGTTGGTGCTGACGAGTTCGACCGTCACCTACGGCTCCGTCGAGGTGCCCAGCCACTCGGCGTTCGGGTGGTGC containing:
- a CDS encoding MFS transporter gives rise to the protein MSTSPSGDRSAVPVDAELTDEKHTGAAIAVVAVLCFGGLVASLMQTLVIPIQPELPRLLDTSISNASWVITATLLAAAVAMPIAGRLGDMFGKQRIMLASAALLVVGSLICALGASLIPMIVGRAVQGLAMGFIPVGISLMREVTPPKLTSMAVAAMSATLGVGGAIGLPLSAWVAQEFDWRALFWVSAALAAIVTILVAVLVPHIDDSNGGHFDVGGALGLAVGLSGILIAVSKGNDWGWGSATTLGLLFGGVVVLLIWGAYELRHDDALVDLRTTARPAVLLTNIAAIAIGFGMMAQAVVMPQLLEIPEAMGGMGQTLLAAGLWMAPGGLMMLVFAPVSGTLINTIGAKFTMAIGATVLGLGYFGAFLLMNAPWQLALASVICSAGVGIGYAAMPTLIMNSVPIREAGAAVGLNGLMRSIGTTSASAVMALVLTSSTVTYGSVEVPSHSAFGWCFLIGAMAAFIGVAITLCIPVLRKKDDHRTVPEASETVPAARS